From one Paenibacillus sp. FSL K6-1330 genomic stretch:
- the nagE gene encoding N-acetylglucosamine-specific PTS transporter subunit IIBC, with translation MLAFLQKIGKSLMLPVATLPAAAILMRFGNIDYVKDFHLGDKVGWFLNHYIAPFLDAGGTTIFDNLPLIFAVGVAIGLAGDAVAALSAVIGHIILMNVLSKVPTAFSTIMSPDAELNMGVLGGIIVGMISAFLYNKYHNIKLPDWLGFFGGKRFVPMVTAITMVVLGIVFGIIWGPVQEVLDTFGRWIVGLGGIGSAIHILANRLIVPFGLHHIINSIVWFQIGDFTDAAGKVIHGDLYRFFAGDKTAGMFMTGFFPIMMFGLPAAALAIIHTAKKEKRQMVASIFIGTAVASFLTGITEPLEFAFMFVAPVLYIIHAVLAGVSGFIMYALDVKLGFGFSAGLIDYLINYPLSTNPLLLIPVGLAFAVVYYLLFRILIVKLNLKTPGREDESEETEINEVADGPASSGDTKAAKVLSNIGGEDNIVSVDACITRLRLVVKDDKAVNDAALKTLGASGVMRLGKGAVQIVFGPQSEQLKDEIKDIMKK, from the coding sequence ATGTTGGCATTTTTACAAAAAATCGGTAAGTCACTCATGCTGCCTGTAGCAACATTGCCTGCAGCGGCCATCCTGATGAGATTCGGGAACATCGATTATGTCAAAGATTTCCACCTGGGTGATAAGGTAGGCTGGTTCCTGAATCATTACATTGCTCCATTCCTGGATGCAGGGGGAACCACGATATTTGATAATCTGCCATTGATATTTGCGGTGGGCGTTGCCATTGGATTGGCAGGGGACGCGGTAGCGGCGTTATCAGCCGTCATCGGGCATATTATTCTGATGAATGTATTGAGCAAAGTACCGACAGCTTTCTCAACCATCATGAGCCCGGATGCAGAACTGAATATGGGCGTACTGGGCGGTATCATTGTTGGTATGATCTCTGCATTCCTCTACAACAAGTACCATAACATCAAGCTACCGGATTGGCTAGGCTTCTTCGGCGGCAAACGCTTTGTTCCGATGGTTACCGCGATAACCATGGTTGTACTGGGTATTGTATTCGGTATTATTTGGGGTCCTGTTCAGGAAGTGCTGGATACATTCGGCCGCTGGATCGTTGGGCTCGGAGGCATAGGAAGTGCGATCCACATACTTGCAAACCGTTTGATTGTACCATTCGGGCTTCACCATATTATTAACTCCATCGTCTGGTTCCAGATCGGGGACTTCACGGATGCTGCAGGCAAAGTCATTCACGGTGACTTGTATCGATTCTTTGCCGGTGATAAAACAGCGGGCATGTTCATGACAGGCTTCTTCCCAATTATGATGTTCGGGCTTCCAGCAGCCGCGCTGGCGATCATTCATACAGCGAAAAAGGAAAAACGCCAGATGGTTGCTTCCATCTTTATCGGAACGGCGGTTGCTTCGTTCCTGACAGGGATCACGGAACCCCTCGAATTTGCATTCATGTTCGTAGCTCCTGTACTCTACATTATTCACGCCGTCCTGGCAGGTGTCTCAGGGTTTATCATGTATGCGCTTGACGTGAAGCTCGGATTCGGTTTCTCAGCGGGACTGATCGACTATTTGATTAACTATCCGCTGTCCACGAACCCGCTCCTGCTCATTCCAGTTGGTCTTGCTTTTGCGGTGGTGTATTATCTGTTGTTCAGAATACTGATCGTGAAGCTGAACCTGAAAACACCGGGCCGTGAGGACGAAAGCGAAGAGACTGAAATTAATGAGGTTGCTGACGGTCCAGCGTCAAGCGGTGATACGAAAGCAGCGAAGGTTCTCTCCAACATCGGCGGAGAAGATAACATTGTCAGCGTCGATGCTTGTATCACACGCCTTCGTCTGGTTGTTAAGGACGATAAAGCAGTAAATGACGCTGCTCTCAAAAC
- a CDS encoding PTS glucose transporter subunit IIA: protein MFDRWKKKKTATAIQLTAPLSGTAVPLSQVPDEAFAAGHMGKGIAIEPSEGKLIAPFDGTVAHVIKSKHAVMLEDPATGLQYLFHIGINTVGLKGEGFTSHVQAGDQVKSGQTLIEFDMAAIQAAGYPTITPVIVTNADEVASKVDGQTGNVVSGQDPVLTIELK from the coding sequence ATGTTTGATCGTTGGAAAAAGAAAAAAACAGCTACTGCTATTCAACTCACAGCACCTTTGTCAGGTACAGCTGTGCCTTTATCGCAAGTGCCCGATGAGGCATTTGCTGCTGGTCATATGGGCAAAGGCATAGCCATCGAGCCTTCCGAGGGCAAATTAATTGCGCCATTTGACGGGACGGTTGCGCATGTCATCAAGTCCAAACATGCCGTGATGCTGGAGGATCCGGCGACTGGTCTGCAATATTTATTCCACATCGGGATTAATACAGTTGGCTTGAAAGGCGAAGGTTTCACAAGCCATGTTCAAGCGGGTGATCAGGTGAAGTCGGGTCAGACGCTCATCGAATTCGACATGGCTGCAATCCAAGCCGCAGGTTATCCGACGATTACCCCGGTTATTGTGACCAATGCCGATGAGGTAGCTTCCAAGGTTGATGGTCAGACGGGTAATGTCGTGTCCGGCCAGGATCCTGTCTTGACCATAGAATTGAAATAA